A genomic window from Diospyros lotus cultivar Yz01 chromosome 2, ASM1463336v1, whole genome shotgun sequence includes:
- the LOC127793915 gene encoding inositol monophosphatase 3-like isoform X1 gives MAQNDLRSEFLAVAVDAAKKAGDIIRKSFYQTKHVEYKGQVDLVTETDKACEDLIFNHIRQHFPSHKFIGEETTAACGFMELTAEPTWIVDPVDGTTNFVHGFPFVCVSIGLTIEKVPIVGVVYNPIMDELFTAIDGKGAFLNGKPIKVSSQSELVKSLLGTEGGTNRDQSTRDAFTKRINYLLSKVRSLRWCGSSALDLCGIACGRLDLFYQFGFGGPWDVAAGAVIVKEAGGVLFDPSGKEFDITSLRIAASNEVLKDLLVEALKECAE, from the exons atggcCCAAAACG ATTTACGCTCGGAGTTCCTCGCCGTTGCAGTCGATGCAGCCAAGAAGGCCGGAGAC ATCATCCGTAAAAGCTTCTACCAAACTAAGCATGTGGAATACAAGGGCCAG GTGGATTTGGTCACAGAAACCGACAAAGCATGTGAAGATCTCATATTCAATCATATCAGGCAGCATTTCCCTAGCCATAAG TTCATTGGGGAAGAAACCACTGCAGCTTGTGGCTTTATGGAGTTGACTGCTGAACCAACATGGATAGTTGATCCTGTTGATGGTACAACTAACTTTGTCCATGG GTTCCCCTTTGTGTGTGTTTCTATTGGTTTAACAATAGAAAAGGTCCCCATAGTTGGTGTTGTCTACAATCCTATCATGGATGAG CTTTTCACTGCTATTGATGGAAAAGGTGCTTTTCTGAATGGAAAACCAATAAAAG TGTCTTCTCAGTCTGAACTTGTGAAATCTCTCCTTGGCACTGAG GGTGGAACAAATCGAGATCAGTCAACTCGAGACGCCTTtacaaaaagaattaattatttactttcaAAG GTCAGATCACTCCGGTGGTGTGGCTCTTCTGCTCTGGACCTCTGTGGCATTGCATGCGGAAGGCTTGACCTATTCTATCAATTTGGATTCGGTGGTCCTTG GGATGTTGCAGCTGGTGCTGTGATTGTCAAAGAAGCCGGAGGAGTTCTGTTTGATCC TTCTGGCAAGGAATTTGACATCACATCTCTAAGAATAGCAGCATCAAATGAAGTTCTCAAGGATTTACTTGTGGAGGCACTCAAAGAATGTGCAGAATGA
- the LOC127793915 gene encoding inositol monophosphatase 3-like isoform X2, with amino-acid sequence MAQNDLRSEFLAVAVDAAKKAGDIIRKSFYQTKHVEYKGQVDLVTETDKACEDLIFNHIRQHFPSHKFIGEETTAACGFMELTAEPTWIVDPVDGTTNFVHGFPFVCVSIGLTIEKVPIVGVVYNPIMDELFTAIDGKGAFLNGKPIKVSSQSELVKSLLGTEGGTNRDQSTRDAFTKRINYLLSKVRSLRWCGSSALDLCGIACGRLDLFYQFGFGGPWDVAAGAVIVKEAGGVLFDP; translated from the exons atggcCCAAAACG ATTTACGCTCGGAGTTCCTCGCCGTTGCAGTCGATGCAGCCAAGAAGGCCGGAGAC ATCATCCGTAAAAGCTTCTACCAAACTAAGCATGTGGAATACAAGGGCCAG GTGGATTTGGTCACAGAAACCGACAAAGCATGTGAAGATCTCATATTCAATCATATCAGGCAGCATTTCCCTAGCCATAAG TTCATTGGGGAAGAAACCACTGCAGCTTGTGGCTTTATGGAGTTGACTGCTGAACCAACATGGATAGTTGATCCTGTTGATGGTACAACTAACTTTGTCCATGG GTTCCCCTTTGTGTGTGTTTCTATTGGTTTAACAATAGAAAAGGTCCCCATAGTTGGTGTTGTCTACAATCCTATCATGGATGAG CTTTTCACTGCTATTGATGGAAAAGGTGCTTTTCTGAATGGAAAACCAATAAAAG TGTCTTCTCAGTCTGAACTTGTGAAATCTCTCCTTGGCACTGAG GGTGGAACAAATCGAGATCAGTCAACTCGAGACGCCTTtacaaaaagaattaattatttactttcaAAG GTCAGATCACTCCGGTGGTGTGGCTCTTCTGCTCTGGACCTCTGTGGCATTGCATGCGGAAGGCTTGACCTATTCTATCAATTTGGATTCGGTGGTCCTTG GGATGTTGCAGCTGGTGCTGTGATTGTCAAAGAAGCCGGAGGAGTTCTGTTTGATCCGTAA